The Desulfosalsimonas propionicica genome has a segment encoding these proteins:
- a CDS encoding 2-hydroxymuconate tautomerase — protein MPIVKIDMIEGRTDEQKKNMVREVTEAIAKTADAKPETITIIINDLPKINIAKAGKSMAETA, from the coding sequence ATGCCGATTGTAAAAATTGACATGATAGAAGGCCGCACTGATGAACAAAAAAAGAACATGGTCAGGGAAGTCACCGAGGCCATAGCAAAAACAGCCGATGCCAAACCTGAAACCATTACCATCATTATCAATGATCTCCCAAAGATCAATATCGCCAAGGCGGGCAAGTCCATGGCCGAAACAGCGTAG